In the Leptospira sp. WS4.C2 genome, one interval contains:
- a CDS encoding PP2C family protein-serine/threonine phosphatase, which produces MKTVLYTRIFIWTPIIFIGYFISAQIGFKIAFLNSQVSPVWPPEGVGLASLLLLGPVALPGIYLGATLANFFNNPHLPTAFIIGIGNTLSSYINYRIIKRVTEKCDPIYSTKDLIYFLSIGTFPGSLVSTVLGVTSLWYWDFLSSELYFNVFFTWFSGEMLGFLIVAPLLYVWFHPKARLNLELRKQIELLLWIILVYISGSIAFSDEWPLLFLPIPFVIVTSIRFRQFGATLATVVLAFTAVTLTIEGKGVFARRDESGLSINDSLIFLDAFLFCISGIAYFLVTATRERERAQLASLRSLQVLNELKEKANEELEQKVLERTAVIEEQRSEIEKQLDMAKRIQESLFPQKEVFPEGVEILFKNIPMMKVGGDLYDIVWKPEKLELGVFICDVSGHGIPAALLSALVKTSLDKWKEDPSDLKENLESIRNQIIPNLREHFVTASLLHLHTDSGKLRFARAGHFPLFIIRSSGAMVSLKPMGRIITPIFAILAEEEKFLLEPGDLIVMLTDGLTEARAPDSYQMYGEERLLHLIRDMRKKPLIEIRDQVFQSVIQLSGGITAIQDDLTFGLIRYTGV; this is translated from the coding sequence ATGAAGACAGTCCTATATACAAGAATTTTTATTTGGACACCCATCATCTTTATTGGGTACTTCATCTCAGCTCAGATTGGTTTTAAAATTGCCTTCTTAAATAGCCAAGTATCTCCCGTTTGGCCCCCGGAAGGTGTGGGCCTTGCATCACTTCTTCTCCTTGGTCCTGTTGCCTTACCTGGAATTTATCTTGGAGCCACACTCGCTAACTTTTTTAATAACCCTCATTTACCGACAGCATTTATCATCGGTATTGGAAATACCCTTAGCAGTTATATAAACTACAGGATCATCAAACGAGTCACAGAAAAATGTGATCCTATCTATTCTACAAAAGACTTAATTTATTTTCTTAGCATTGGAACTTTTCCCGGATCTCTTGTGAGCACTGTGCTCGGTGTTACGAGTTTATGGTATTGGGATTTTTTATCTTCAGAATTATACTTTAATGTATTTTTTACTTGGTTCTCGGGAGAAATGTTGGGGTTTCTCATTGTTGCTCCCCTACTCTATGTTTGGTTTCATCCCAAAGCCAGATTAAATCTGGAACTTCGTAAACAAATCGAACTCCTACTTTGGATCATTTTGGTTTATATATCGGGTTCAATTGCTTTTAGTGATGAGTGGCCCTTACTTTTTTTACCCATTCCTTTTGTCATTGTCACAAGCATTCGGTTTCGTCAGTTCGGTGCCACACTGGCTACTGTTGTCCTCGCATTTACCGCTGTGACACTGACCATTGAAGGAAAAGGTGTATTTGCGAGAAGAGACGAAAGTGGACTTTCCATCAATGACTCACTCATCTTTTTAGATGCCTTTTTATTTTGTATCAGTGGGATTGCCTACTTTTTGGTAACCGCCACGAGGGAAAGAGAAAGAGCACAACTTGCTTCTTTAAGATCCTTACAAGTTCTAAATGAACTGAAAGAAAAAGCCAATGAAGAATTGGAACAAAAGGTATTGGAAAGAACGGCAGTCATCGAAGAACAAAGATCGGAAATAGAAAAACAATTGGATATGGCAAAACGGATCCAAGAATCTCTTTTTCCTCAGAAAGAAGTTTTTCCGGAAGGTGTGGAAATTCTATTTAAAAATATTCCCATGATGAAAGTGGGTGGTGATTTGTATGATATTGTTTGGAAGCCCGAGAAACTAGAGTTAGGTGTTTTCATTTGTGATGTTTCTGGGCATGGAATTCCGGCCGCCCTACTCAGTGCTCTTGTCAAAACCTCCCTTGACAAATGGAAAGAAGACCCCTCCGACTTAAAAGAAAACTTAGAATCCATTCGGAACCAAATCATTCCCAATCTTCGGGAACATTTTGTGACGGCAAGTTTACTTCATTTACATACAGATTCGGGTAAACTTCGTTTTGCTCGTGCGGGACATTTCCCTCTCTTTATCATTCGTTCTTCCGGTGCCATGGTAAGTTTAAAACCTATGGGAAGAATCATCACTCCTATCTTTGCCATCCTTGCCGAAGAAGAAAAATTCCTACTAGAACCAGGCGACTTAATTGTGATGTTAACCGATGGCCTAACAGAAGCCAGAGCCCCGGACTCTTACCAAATGTATGGAGAAGAAAGACTCCTCCATTTGATCCGTGATATGAGAAAAAAACCTCTGATAGAAATTAGAGATCAGGTTTTCCAATCCGTCATCCAACTTTCTGGTGGGATCACTGCCATCCAAGATGATTTGACCTTTGGACTCATTCGTTATACGGGCGTTTAA
- a CDS encoding ABC-F family ATP-binding cassette domain-containing protein: protein MDIVLVSVSKLSKTIGEKKLFQNLDFSISEGEKLAIVGINGSGKSTLLRAILGKEETDSGQIIKNNNLKISILDQNPVFDQKETILDHIYKGDNKLVKTIRQYEDICERMSEGVEGLDDEFTEISGEMDRLSAWDYEQQVKSILKELGVEKLERKMSELSGGMLKKVELAKSLIDESNLLILDEPTNHLDVKSILWLEDYLAGLDKAIILITHDRYFLDRIVNKILELDRGSHFLYEGNYSIYLERKVEREETLQKQEDKIKQFLKQEVKWLKRQPKARSTKQKARIERASELQNREKREEQKDLELSVAAKRQGKTILEIHNLKKAIADKLLINDFTYTFKAKERLGVIGPNGIGKSTLLNLMAGRITPDSGYIKPGMNTKVGYFDQTSSELPLDRNVLDYIKDVAGEMIETESGEKISAAKMLERFLFDGKLQYTPIAKLSGGERRRLFLVQILMTGPNFLILDEPTNDLDIQTLSVLESFLDEFPGTVVIVSHDRYFLDRTAESLLIFRKEGKLDHYIGTFSSFLETDTLELESEPSFPKQIAVPQVTPATGKPQKSKQDQKKLSKLESEIAKLESTKLELEKKLSTFANDHTELHKITEEIQKIESEILYKMEEWEMLHSE from the coding sequence ATGGACATTGTGCTAGTCTCTGTTTCCAAACTTTCCAAAACCATCGGCGAAAAAAAACTCTTTCAAAACCTTGATTTCTCTATCAGTGAAGGAGAAAAACTCGCCATTGTTGGTATCAATGGTTCTGGTAAATCTACCCTCCTTCGTGCCATCCTTGGCAAAGAAGAAACGGACTCCGGCCAAATCATCAAAAACAATAACCTTAAAATTTCTATCCTAGACCAAAATCCTGTTTTTGATCAAAAGGAAACCATCCTCGATCATATCTACAAAGGTGATAACAAACTTGTTAAAACCATTCGCCAGTATGAAGACATCTGCGAAAGAATGAGTGAAGGTGTAGAGGGACTCGATGATGAGTTTACCGAAATTTCCGGGGAGATGGACAGACTGTCCGCCTGGGATTATGAACAACAAGTTAAGTCCATATTAAAAGAATTAGGTGTTGAAAAGTTAGAAAGAAAGATGTCTGAGTTATCAGGGGGGATGCTTAAAAAAGTAGAACTAGCAAAGTCTCTCATCGATGAAAGCAACTTACTTATCTTAGATGAACCAACAAACCACTTGGATGTAAAATCCATTTTATGGTTAGAAGATTATCTGGCAGGCCTCGACAAAGCCATCATTCTCATCACACATGATCGATATTTTTTAGATCGGATTGTGAATAAAATTTTGGAACTAGACCGTGGCAGTCATTTCCTATATGAGGGAAACTATTCTATTTATTTAGAACGAAAAGTAGAAAGAGAAGAAACCCTTCAAAAACAAGAAGATAAAATCAAACAATTTCTCAAACAAGAAGTGAAGTGGTTGAAACGCCAACCCAAAGCTCGTTCCACAAAACAAAAAGCACGGATTGAACGGGCCAGTGAACTCCAAAATAGAGAAAAACGCGAAGAACAAAAAGACTTAGAACTAAGTGTTGCCGCAAAACGCCAAGGGAAAACCATTTTAGAAATTCATAATCTAAAAAAAGCAATTGCAGACAAATTACTCATTAACGACTTTACTTATACCTTCAAAGCCAAAGAAAGACTCGGTGTGATTGGACCCAATGGAATTGGGAAATCGACTCTCCTTAATTTGATGGCCGGCCGTATTACACCTGATAGTGGATACATCAAACCCGGAATGAATACAAAAGTGGGTTACTTTGACCAGACAAGTTCGGAACTTCCCCTCGATCGAAATGTTCTCGATTATATCAAAGATGTTGCGGGTGAGATGATAGAAACAGAATCGGGTGAAAAAATTTCTGCGGCAAAAATGTTGGAACGATTTTTATTTGATGGGAAACTCCAATACACACCGATCGCCAAACTATCAGGAGGCGAAAGACGTAGACTTTTTCTTGTTCAGATCCTAATGACTGGTCCAAACTTTCTTATCTTAGATGAACCAACTAATGATTTGGACATCCAAACACTTTCTGTATTAGAATCTTTCTTGGATGAATTCCCGGGAACCGTTGTGATTGTCTCCCACGATCGGTATTTTTTAGATAGAACTGCTGAGAGCTTACTTATCTTTCGAAAAGAGGGAAAACTAGACCACTATATCGGGACCTTTTCTTCCTTTTTGGAAACAGATACTTTGGAATTAGAAAGTGAACCTAGTTTCCCAAAACAGATCGCAGTTCCGCAAGTGACACCCGCAACGGGGAAACCACAAAAATCCAAACAAGACCAAAAGAAACTTTCCAAGTTAGAATCTGAAATTGCGAAGTTAGAGTCCACAAAACTAGAATTAGAAAAGAAATTAAGTACATTCGCAAACGATCATACGGAACTTCATAAAATAACCGAAGAAATCCAAAAGATTGAGTCGGAAATTCTTTACAAAATGGAGGAATGGGAAATGCTTCATTCCGAATGA